From the genome of Oryza glaberrima chromosome 1, OglaRS2, whole genome shotgun sequence:
TCCACATGACTTTCGGCGTGCCCATGTTGGGAAAATTCTAATATTATCCCAATCAAAGCTCTTACGTGGTAGAGCGGCGCGGGAACCAAGGACGAGGACAAACTCGTTTCTGATTGCATCCAATGTTCATCGTCTGGCCCTTCGTGATCAAAgagtcttcttttttttttggggggggggaggaTTTCCCTTGAAACTATACTTTTTCCGTACCAGAATAAGTTAATCTATTACGGGATGTCACATATTCTAGTTCTGTAAATCTGACGAATATATCACATCTGTAATAGATTAACCTATTCTGAGGTGGAGGAAGTAGATAAGAAGTAGACCGTTGCTTCTCATGGGATTTGAATTAGCTCAAACTAATTTCATGACCGTTATTCTTTGCCACATTTAACATTGTTcatcttctcctcttttcttcgGTGTGTTGTAAAGGATAGTAGATGATATGCACAACTATGTTTGTTGCTTTACCATACAAAACTATCTCCTAATCCTTAATAAAATTGGCCGGCATCTCTAGCCcggtttgcaaaaaaaaaaagaaagaaaaacagttTGTAAACATAGAAGTCCACAAAAGTGTGTAGAAATTTATATCTAGAAGCACTCTCAACTATTGCAAAAGATCGGACGGTGTTGCACTATATTATCACAAAGTGTTTCACATGTTGCACCACTCCAcgaaaaatgtttcaatgaAAATGTTTCAGATGTTTCATCAATCGAGGAAAAATGTTTCATTGCTTGAACAAAATTGTTTCAATCAAATGCAACATCTGAAATAGGTTGCTTGCAACACTAAGAATCAGTAAAATGCAACACCGAATCCAAACAAAATTAAACACCTTAATACAATAAAATGCAACAAGATAAAACAATATGCTGCAACATCACTAAAACTCCAATAAAATGAAcccatctttgtcttcttcttctacgGCTAGCTGCTAGAACCAAGAAATTGATGCTTGTGGGAGAAGAATAGTGGCACGAGGAGGGCGACCTTGCCCAAGACCAGTCGCATTGTCCAGTCCTCACCGACAGCCAAATCTAGCACCTCTGCCACATCACCATCGTTGTTGTGTGGCCGTCAGCGAGGTCCAGCGCCTCTTCCCCAATCCTGCGTTATCTGCACTCTGCCGTCGTGTGATCGCTGGCGAGGTCCAGCACCTCCTCCTCAATCCTATGTTGTCTACCCCGCCGTGTAGCCGCTGACGAGGTccatcgcctcctccctcccacgCGTCGCCTTGCCCCGCCGCTGTCGTGTGGTTGCCGACGAGGTCCATCGCCTCCTCTCTACCACGCGCAGCCTTGCCCCGCTGTCGTCATGTGGCCGCCAGCAAGGTCGAGTACCTCCTCCCTATCACGTGCCGCCTTGCTCCGGTGTCGACACCAGCGACGACGCCTCGCCTTGGCTTGCAACCCCCTGTGTAGAGGCGTTGAAAAGAGAGAGACTTTGAGAAGAGGGAATgtgtggtggaggaggtgactGAGATATTTGGATAAGAACACGAAGCATTTTTCGTCTAACTTACTGAGGCCAAAGTAGTAACCCAGTTCAATGTTGGACCGTTGATTAAGCATCAACAGTtgagaattttcagaatatgccatCGAATTCGCACTACTTTCAGGATATGCCACCCAATTCGTGCTACTTTCAGAATACGCCATCGGAGCACGAATTTCCTTCGTTCCGTGCCACTCCGTCTCTTCCGTCCATAGCTCCGTCGTCTTCTCCGCCCGGCGCCGttcgccaccgcccgcgccggcgcccgtgTCAGCCGCGCCGGCGTCCGTCCGTCACCGGCATCGTccatcctcgtcggcgtccgtcgtcgtcgtcgtcgtccacggctCGGTGGGCGCGGAGGGAAGGAGTctgccaccgcccgcgccggcgtCAGTCGTCGGCATCGTCGTTgtccaccgcccgcgccgcgcgcgcctgTGTCAGCCACGGCGTTGTCCGTTCGCCGtcaccgccatcgtcgtcctccaccGCCCGCGCATCGCGTCCTCCGGTTGGAGCATGCCGGCGAGGGTGCCCTgtcctcgtcctcctcatcttcctccccaccaccacggACGCCGCCCCCCCATTGTACACAGCCGCCGCATTCCGCCTCGCCCCACCATCCACAAGGGGCTTCTCCCCCaccccttccccgccgccgcagccgccctattctgcagccgcagccgcttcgcccgcagccgcagccgccgcttcgcccgccgccgcagccgctgctaGCACTCGCGGCCGCGTTCGCCATCCGTCCCCTTCAACTTCTACAAGCGACTCCCCGCCAAGTCCGACGTCCTCCTCTGAACAATCCAAGTATCCAACTACTACCTACCCATTCCGTTCCCTTCCGTCCTTGCCAATTCACACTCATCATCTGGACCAAGTAcgtgcagcagcaacaacatacAGGGAGTTTTTACCGGCCGCCCTCTACTCTCAAAATTCACAAGGCGCGCACACGAGGTCCAGTCTCGGGCGGTAGTAGACGCAGACGCAGACAGTCAgcttcgcccgccgccgcagccgctgctaGCACTCGCGGCCGCGCTCGCCCCGCTGCTAGCACTCGCGTCGCGCTCGCCTCCCTCCACGCCCATGCCAtgccgtggacgacgacgatggacgcCAACGAGGATGGACGATGCCGGCGACGGACGGGCgtcggcgcgggcggtggcggactGACGACGGCGGTGCCGGGCGGAGAAGACGACGGTGCTACGGACGGAAGAGACGGAGTGGCACGGAACAAAGGAAATTCGTGCTCCGATGGCGTATTCTGAAAGTAGCATGAATTGGATGGCATATTTTGAAAGTAGTGCGAATTCGatggcatattctgaaaattctcaCACTCAACAAATCGACTAACTTAATCAAATAAGCAACATCACTCCATAATCTGCGCCTCTGCGGACTTCACGAGGCTGGCATCTCCATCGTCCAATCCAAAATCACCAATTCGACATGGGCACAGAGCTCTCGTTGACTTCATTCGTTCCCCTGCTCCTCCTCTTGCTGTTTCCTTTGCTCTGTTTCCTCTGCCTGCGCCATGGCAGCACCAGGAAGCAGCCTCGCGCCGACGGCCTCAAGGCCTACCCGATCGTCGGCATACTGCCACACTTCGTCAGGAACCAGCACCGCCTCCTCGAGTGGTCGGCCGGCGTCGTGGCGCGCTGCCCCACGCACACCATGTCCTTCAACTTCAAGGGCTTCGGCCTCATCGCCGGCGCCATCACCGGCAACCCGGCCAACGTCGAACACATCGTCAAGACCAACTTCCAGAACTACTCCAAGGGGGAGTACGTGGTGTCAGTCATGGAGGACTTCCTCGGCCACGGCATCTTCAACTCCGACGGCGACCAGTGGCTGTGGCAGCGGAAGGCCGCCAGCTACGAGTTCAACAAGCGCTCGCTGAGGAACTTCGTGGTCGACACCGTCAGGTCCGAGGTCGTCGATaggctgctgccgctgctcacGCGGGCGGAGCGCGACGGCCGGACGCTGGACGTGCAGGACGTGCTCGAGCGCTTCGCGTTCGACAACGTCTGCTGCGTCGCCTTCGACGAGGACCCGGCGTGCCTCAccgaggaggggatggggacgAACGCGCGGACCGAGTTCCTGCGCGCCTTCAACGACGCGCAGAACATCCTCATGGCGCGGTTTGTCGCCGGTCGAGTGGGCGTGGCGCGCCAAGAGGCTGCTCGACTTGGAGCCGGAGAGGCGGATGCGGGAGGCGCTCGCCACGATCCATGGCTACGCCGACAGGATCGTCCGCGAGCGGAGGGAGAGGGGCGCGGCGGGGCTGGCGCGCAAGGACGACTTCCTGTCGCGCTTCGCCGCGACCGGCGAGCACAGCGACGAGAGCCTCCGCGACGTGGTCACCAACTTCGTCCTCGCCGGGCGCGACACGACGTCGTCGGCGCTGACCTGGTTCTTCTGGCTGGTGTCCGGCCAGCCGGACGTGGAGGACAGGATCGCGCGCGAGATCCGCGCGGTGCGCGCGTCGAGCGGGAGCACGGACGCGGCGGCGTTCAGCTTTGACGAGCTGCGCGAGATGCACTACCTGCACGCGGCCATCACGGAGGCGATGCGGCTGTACCCGCCCGTGGCCATGGACTCGCACTGCTGCCAGAACGACGACGTCTTGCCGGACGGCACGTTCGTCGGCAAAGGATGGCAGGTCACCTACAGCGCGTACGCCATGGCGCGCTTGGAGGAGTTATGGGGCGCGGACTGCGAGGAGTTCAGGCCGGAGCGGTGGCTCGACGAGGACGGCGTGTTCCGGCCGGAGAGCCCGTTCAAGTACCCGGTGTTCCACGGCGGGCCGAGGATGTGCCTCGGCAAGGAGATGGCATACATACAGATGAAGTCCATCGCGGCGTGCGTGTTCGAGAGGTTCAGCTTCAggttcgtcggcggcgagggacggccAGGGCTTGTGTTCTCGGTGACCTTGAGGATGGAAGGCGGCTTGCCGATGCGagtgaagaagaggagggatTCAGTTTGTTAGAATGTAAATGTTCTCTTTGCTACTTGTTGCCTTTCATTTATTCCAGGTTGAGTTCTGGATATTATCCATTTTTTCGCCTGATAGTAGCAAAATTATAAGGTGACAGAGGATTGGATGGGCAATCAGGTTGTTTTACAAATAAGTGTGTACCAAAGAGATTGGCACAGAGTTGGTGGATAAATTGTGTTACACAGTGGAGCATGGAGTGACTATGATGAGATGATCTGAATATTAAAATTCACTGGACTGTATCAGAAAATAAAAGGGACGTTCTACTACAGAATAGAAAAATTGATGAGTTTATTTGAGCAACTGCTCAAGTTAGCATTTAGGCCCTTTGACAAAATCTATGCTCAGAATGCAGTCAAGATAGATCAGAGGAAAACCATGGCAATGCAGATCAAGGAGAACATATTCCCACAGCAAACAACTACTAAATACTGCACAAGCAAAAAGGCTAACTTGAATTTGTGTTGATAATGTACTTCACACATTAACCGGACACCGGGTGAAGGATTCGCACCAATTGTTATGGTTGAGTATAACCGAGAACGTGGGATAAAAAAATACACTTACAATTGTGACAAAGAGCGACTTAGAATGCGATTCAATCAGAACATTCGTTTCTTCCCAGTGGGGGAGTTCGTCTTTGTGCAGAGAACCCTTCTTCCTTTGGCGCGTCTGCGCTTCAGGACCTTTCTTCCGGCAGTAGTCCTCATCCGTCTGCGAAAACCATGTGTACGGGCAAGCGACTTCCTAGATCTATTTCTCTTGGTCATGCACAGAGCAGCCTTTCCAGCCCTAATCTGCAGAATCCGGGATCTTCCTGTTGTAACTCTGTTGTAGCTGAATTCAATTCCCAAAGATGAACCTGAAATATGTAACATATTAGGATACTGAAATCATTTGTAGGTTGGAACAAATATGGTTTGATACATAAGAACATGGATTTGCTAAATACAACAGTACAGCACAGAAACCGGCTATTTGATTGCCCTTAGTTTGTGTTTTTGTTCTCTAAGatcatttggaaaaaaactCTAGTATGTAAAGTACAGTTCATTTTCCAAAAGGATAATATCATTGCAATAGTTCCTTTAATCTAACGTTATTGGCTTGTTTTAGAAGCATTTTGGTTTTGCTTTAGGTGGCAAGGCTATTAATTGTAACTGAACTGTTTAAAAAGTTGAGTTGTCCAGTTAAACATTCTTGATTCAGTGATTTCGTTAGTTCGTAGTATAATTATGTTAGATGATATATTTCATAATGAGTTTACTAAATTAAGCTCATGCGCTCGCTCCAAAAAGTGGAGTTTCCTGAGTTTTTGTGATGTTTTCATGATCCTGTCGCAAGAATGTACTACAATCTACAGTCCATCTGGCACTACTGGAAATCACAATATCAGTATCACAGTACATGGAGGAAGAAAAGAAACTTTCAGCCGTGTAGGTTTCCTAACATGGAACCATCTAGAACTAATCACTGAATTATGAATATATACACGTTCTTACACTAAAAAACTGGATGTGTAAACAagtgaatttttttaatcttaatcGGAATCCACATCTTAAGCAAAATTCTCTAGCACATGGTTAACTATAAGAATGCGTGGGCTTTAGGATCAGACATTGCAGATTATAACAAGCTGCGTACAGCAGCTAACAAGTACGGCAGAGTTTGAATTTAAGATTTCTCAGGAAATTGCCAGAATACCATCAGAACTTTCAAATATATCAATTGCATTAAAATCGCTAGTTTAGTTTAGTTATCTTCTGACATTAAGCACTGATTAACTGTACACGCTACCTATCTGACAGTATAAACACTCCATTGTACAGTACTTAAAGCCGAAACCAGCAGCACAAAAGTTCATTCCTCCCTTTCTCTTTGCAGGCAACTCTCTCCTCCATCTAGTTCCCCAACCCAAATGGTAGCAACAGAACGAAGCGAATCAGGAACGAGTAAAGTACACATTCTCACCAGCAAATGAGGAGGCAGAGGTGAAGGTCAGCGACGCCGAGACCGCGGCAGAGagcgcggcgggggaggcggaggcggatgacgtggaggaggaggagacgaaggAGCTCCGGAGGaacggggtggcggcggcgcccatcgGGGATGCCCTGCGAgagcggaggccgccgccgataGCCGCCGCTGAGATCCTCCCGGAGTGGAGTGAGAGAGCCGCCATTGGCGAGACGAGGGCGAGCGCCATGTTTGGGGAGTCGAGGTGCGGTGCAGGGCTATGGCTATCCCCACACAATGTTGCTTTATCGTCTTATCCACGACGAGATGCGATTCTTGGGCCAAATCATGGGCCTTCGTCTTAGGCCCACTCATGTTAGGCCCATTAAGAGGAACAGTTCGTCGTCTTCCTAGAAACAAGTTCACCACCGTCCGCCGCCTGCAGACGGGGCTTTATTACACAATCAGCCACCAGATCTCATCGccgtcggccgtcgccgtcgccggatgGACCCGAGCCGGCCGTTGCTGGGGCGGGGCGCCCTCATCACCTcctccgcccacgccgccgccgccctcttgctcgtcgccttcctcttcctcaccCTCCGCAacctccccatctccctctcccctcccaccgccgccttgACGCCCACCACGTCCCACCTGGAGCAGCAGGATCAGGCCAGCTGCGACACCACCTCCACGCTCGACTGCGCCGACCCGCAGCTCTTCCACCTCATGATGCGCCGCGCCATCGACGCCTTCCCCGACGTCCACTTCAACCGCTTCGGCCGCCCCGTCCCCGGCGacccgccgtcgtcctcctgcGACATGGCCTGGCGCGCCcgatccaccgcctccgccaacTACAAGGATTACCGCCGCTTCTCCGTCGCCCGCGACCCCGTCACCTGCGCCTACTCCGTTACCTCCATCGGGGAATACCACTCCGGCCCCCTCGCCCGCAAGCCCCGCCGCGGCGGGACCAACGCCACCGCCCCGCCGCCCCCACCCGCGCTCTCGCGCTCCCAGTTCGCCGCGGGCAAGTACCTCTCTtaccttggcggcggcgaccggtgcAAGCCCATGCCGCATTATCTTCGTAGTCTCCTCTGCTCCATCGCCGAGGCCCGCTACCTCAACCGCACCCTCGTCCTCGATCTCAGCGTCTgtctcgccgccgcctacgccgGGGGCATGCCCGAGGAGGGCAAGCGCCTCGCCTTCTATATTGACATTGAGCACCTGCAATCCGTGGTCGGGATCGTTGAACACAAGCGGTTCTGGGAGGATTGGGACAAGTGGGGAGCACAGGGTCAGCTTGGAGTCCGCATCATCGAGGACAGCAGGGTTGCGCCCACCAAGTTCTCCAAGTCGAGGGATCCCCTGATCGTTAGGAAATTTGGGGACGTGGAGCCAGGAAATTATTGGTACAATGTGTGCGAGGGCGAAGCTGAGCATGTCCTCCGTCCACCGCAGGGAGCAATACGCACGGCGCCAAGCTTGATGGACATTGTTGATGGTATCATATCAAGGATGCAAGTAGATTTTGACTCTGTTCATGTTGGTGGCAATGATGGGAACCTCAGAAGAAGGATTGAGGAGAGTCTCAATGGAGGAGGAAGGCAGGTGTATGTTGCGGGAGAGGGCATCAACGTGGTCTTGTTGGATGCGCTGAAGGCAAAGTACAGCAGTGTGCATTACCTAGATGCGTTTGAGGAACTCTGGGCGAGAGATAGCAAGTGGTTTCTGGAGATGAAGAGGCTCAATGGTGGAGTTCCTGTGGAGTTTGATGGATACATGCGTGAGCTTGTTGACAGGGAGGTCTTCCtcaaggggaagaagaaggtcGAAGTGCTCGTCTGATCTACTCTCTGAGATTAAGGTGTCGAAGAACATGGTATGTATCCAAGGGAATCTTCTACTCTTATCTGATATTTTCTCTCTACATCACTAGATGATTCAGTCAAACATTGCttaggagatttttttttttttgttgatgttCAATGTAGCACATGCAACCCACTGCTGCTCAAGAGCACTAGTAATGTGTAAATCTTTTCCTTCACCAAAGGCGATTCAGTCAAAATCCCTTCCAAGGAAATTTTGTTAACCTTCAGTTGTAATACATGTAGCTCAGTGTTACTTGATAGCATTATGTATATATCTTTTCCTTAAAGAAGGGTGATTCAGTAAAGATCGCATTTCCTTTGTTAATCTTCATGAGCTCAGTGTTTCTATAGACAAGTATTGTATAGATATTTTTCTTCCTTAACATAAATGGCGATTCAGTAGAAACCACTTGCAAGGAAATTTTGTTAACCTTCAGGTGAAGTGCATATACTCAGTGCTGCTTAATAGGCAACAGTGCAAGTATTGTACCCTATTTCTTTTCCTTAAACAAAGAATTATTCAGTCAAGATCGTTTCCAAGGAAATTTCGTTAACCTTAATGTAGTACTACATGCATCCTACAGTTGTTTTTACCTTGTACTAACCATAAGAGGCATTTTTATTAGTGAATCATGCTATGCTGGGATTTGATCAGTCCCTGCTGAGGATCAACGTCAGCTAAAGATTCAGATTCATTCAATCAAATTCGTAAGATACATATACCATTACatctagttcttttttttccctggtattgggagtagataaagtgaTGAATAATTTCCATGTTATACTTCCTACGGTTGCTCAGAACCCTCTGGATTTTTCTGCACATTCCTCTTTGCCCGACACAATACCAAAGCAATTGAAGTATAACATGGAAATTCATATGTTAATGCATTTATCTCGttatttctaacaaaaaaatttcGCTGCAGTTCTGATGAGATTTAAATAATGATATTGTTCTACTGCACAAGTAGTTTATCTATTCATTACTGTTTTATTAGCAAGTTTAGAGTGTAAGAGCGGTGGAGCACGCCGAAATGTTTGTTGTGAAAGCAATTTATGTATTCAGATGTTTATTTTGTTCAAATATTGGGTTATCCAAAGATAAACGTGTCTGGAAATCTGGATAAGCAGAATTACCAACTATTTTTATTTCAGAATGATGCACAAACATGGAAGACATTAGCTGGTCATTCGTATGACGTACGATCCACATCCACCGCTAGTTCTTAATTCAAGCTATCTAACAGTGCAGGAGAGCTAGCTAATTACAGAATCAAGGTGTTCTAGCTGGCATTCGCCTGATCCTCCGTTTTCCTAGTGAAGGTAACACCCTGATCCCTCACTGGAGTCAGCCGCTGCTTCTCTTCCTCTACTTGCTCGAGCAGAACTTGCAGTTCAGCCTCTGTCAAGCTCTCCAATCGTTTCTGGAACAAAGAGCAAGAAACTTCAGGTCAGTCACTCATACTCTTGGTAGTAGCAAACACTGCATACTAGAATGAACAAGTGTCAAACCTCCATGACTTGCTTCTCATAGTCCCTGAGCTGCTGGGCGTAGGTCATGTCCTTGTTGGCCACCCTGAACATGTACGTCGAGATCCACCCCACCGTCATCCCGAGCACGATGATCAGCTGGACGGCGTTTCCTGCTTGCAAGGGATCGACTCCGACCAGCTGTGTTCAGTTGTGGCAAGGATGTGAAAGGGAAGGCATACATGTTCGTCAGTGAAGTGTACTTGATGATGAAGTCAAAGCCAAGAAGCAGCGAACTGGAGTAGtgatggagaagagagaaagaacagACGTCACCTCCAGCCCGTATTTGAGGCCGTAGCCTAAGAGTGTCACGCCGACGCCGATGAGCAGCACGTCCTTCCTCGTGTATCCGAATGGCGTCTGTGAACAAAACATGGTCGTCACAGTTGGGTTCaggctttaattttttttcaattcatcaGGCGTGTGGTCGTGTGGATATACCTTCTCTTCGGTGGTGGAATTGGTTTCATCTGAGCTGCTGCTTCGGACCACCAGACGCCTCCGCTGTCGCAGCACTGATCTGAACATCTGGTTGGGCCGTAACACAACTGCCTCGCCTTTGCAAGAACAGCAACAAAGGTTAGACAGGTGACATCCGTGAAGAAGGCCGAGAGGCGAGGGCAAGAAAAGGAAGGAGCAATCAATACCAATGGGCTGGGCTACAGGTGAGCTGGCCATCCTGGCAgagcggaggccggcggcggcggcggtgaccctCCCGGCGGAGCTGGGGGAAATGGACGCGATGGGAGCGGCTAGCGCTGCCGGCGCCATGGTGTTGCCGAGCTGTGCTCTCTGCTGCCGCTCGGCTTTGCCGGGCTCCGCTCCTTTATCTTATCCCAACCAGTTTGACAAGAGGACACGGCTGAGCCGCGCGTACGTACGTCTACGGGTCGTTGCGGTCTCGTTTCCTgcgagagagaaaaatatcGCGCTCGGCGTCTGGATAAAGAGCCGGTggcgctcgcgcgcgcggacCAGACACGACACGGAGCCCGCGCGGACGCGTCCTCATTCATGGCCTCCTCTTCCGTCTTCTCCCCGCTACTCCGTGCACTCCGGCCGTCCACCTCCTGCTCGGGGCGCTCTTCTGCCACCCACGACAacagcgccgccgctgtcgttgCCGCTGGTGGCGCTGCCCCGCGGCCGGCGCCCCTCGCGGCGGTTGTCAGCCACAGGAGGGAGCTGTTGCTGGGGGCGGCATTGGGCGCGGCGTTCCTGAAGGCGCCTTTGCCGGCCGAGGCGCGTGAGGTCGAGGTCGGCGCGGtcctgccgccggcggcgtccaaCCCCGGGTTCGTGTTCTTCCGGGCTACTTCCAAGGACACTCCTGCACTTCGAGCTGGTAAGTGCTTGCTTGGCTTCTGGCTTCTGATTTGGTTAGCTGTCGTCTCTGCCTGGAGAAATTGATTTAGTTGTGTGACATACTGAGATGTGTTGAATCCACTCAATATGATTGTTCACCAATTCCAGGCAATGTGCAACCTTACGAGTTCATTCTGCCACCCACCTGGAAGCAAACGCGAGTGGCCAACATTCTGTCCGGCAACTACTGCCAGCCCAAGTGCGCCGAGCCGTGGGTGGAGGTGAAATTCGAGGACGACAAGCAGGGCAAGGTGCAGGTGGTGGCCTCGCCGTTGATCCGCCTGACGAACAGGCCGAACGCCACGATTGAGGACATCGGTAGCCCTGAGAGGCTAATCGCCTCTCTGGGGCCTTTTGTCACCGGGAACACCTTCGACTCCGACGAGCTCGTCGATACCTCCGTGGAGAAGATCGATGGCCAAACTGTAAGCTTCACTTGATCACTTCCCTAACAACTTGCACACTACTTGTGCAGCTATTTGAATCAACGGTCTTTGGAGTGCTAAATGTTTCTGAACTCTGATGCACGGGCAATTCTTCTGAGGTGCAGTACTACAGCTATGTGCTAGAGACTCCATTGGCACTGACCGGTTCTCACAATCTGGCGAAGGCGACTGCCAAGGGGAACACGGTGGTGCTCTTCGTCGCAAGTGCCAGCGACAAGCAGTGGCAGTCGTCGGAGAAAGTTCTCAAGACCATAGTGGATTCATTTAAAGTATGATGATCGCTGCAGGTCTGCTAGTACGATCTGTTTGTGGTGATTTTGTTGATGAGTACTTCCCAGCCTTGAGCTTGGGTAACTTATCTGAAGTAAACTAGAGGCATTTTTACAAGAGAAGCGGCGTTGCTTGTGAAGCATGGAAACCATAGTAGAGAGCTAGTACTGTAATTGGTAAGGTGACACCATGGCAGTACTGTTATAGCTTATCTGTTTATGTGAGAACTAAGTGTACAGTGCACCCAACGCACAGGgattattttttcaatataaGATTAAATACTATGTTAAGATTAAATATAATCAGTTTTAATAAGGTGACACCATGGCAGTACTGTAGGGAAATATAACATcgttaggccttgttcggttaatccccatAAAAAAGAGATTGAAGGAGATTTATTCCACATCCCCTCTAATACTCTTCTATCCCCTCCAAACCGGATCCCCTCCAAACCGAATAAACCCTTAAGGGCTATAATTTTGCTGTTAATTGTTCACTAGAAGAGCAACAATGGAGTTCAACTCCGGAATAGCATGTAATTTGGGATATGGAAGCAAGAAATGTTCGCTAGTCACAAGCACCACCCCACTAATATTTGGGTCCCACAAAGTGAACCTCACATAACTATCGATATTTGGGTTCCACAAAGTAAACCTTATATAACTAGTTTGTACTCTCTTCATCTCAATATGTAGCAACCACTGCgaatttggacatataggaTTGGATCGTCGGTTGCTACGACGGAGGGAGCAGAAGAAATGACAAGCCAATTTGTTCTCCTTTGTTTGCTCTGACCTCACAATTCACAGCTGGGTCTATGTATCACTTATCAAGTACTACAGTGTATCAAAAGCTCTCCAATCTGTGCTGCCTTTATATTAGTTCCACCAAGAAGACACAAATTCCAGCAGAGATAGTCCGATAGAGATTAGCATGGCGTCGACAGCCGTGTCCCGGCACGTGGTCGCGGTGCCGTACCCGGGCCGCGGCCACATCAACCCCATGCTGGCCGCGTGCCGCCTCCTCGCGGCCGCGGACGGCGAGCtcaccgtcaccgtcgtcgtcacgGAGGAGTGGCACGGGCTGCTGGCCTCCGCCGGTGTGCCCgccacgctgccgccggcggGCCGCGTCCGCCTCGCCACCATCCCCAACGTCATCCCCTCCGAGCACGGCCGCGGCGCCGACCCCGCCGGCTTCTTCGAGGCCGTGGACGCCAAGATGGGGGTGGCCGTCGAGCAGCTGCTCGACCGGCTGGAGCGGAGGCCCGACGCGATCGTGGCCGACACCTACCTGGCGTGGGGCgtgccggccggcgcggcgcgcgggatcccggtgtgctcgctgtGGACCATGGCGGCCACGTTCTTCTGGGCGCTCTACAACATCCACCTCTGGCCGCCGGTGGATGACCGGGAGGGCGAGCAAGGTATTTGGCTTCAGTCCTTGTCTCCGATTTTCTCGCTTTGAATTTTCTCTCTTTAAATCAACACTACTGTAGTTTCCACGATGTCTCCGACTTCATGTGagatttccacaatagtttcTAGACATCTACGTCAAATTTCGAGTGTGTAGCACCTTTTCTACTCTTGAAAATGACAAATATTGGGGATTTCAAATATAGGGGTATGTTCTTGTTGAAACAAATTAAGATATCGTATGCTTCCAAGAACTTTGGATGATCCAAACATACTGTTTCAATATTCAGTTTGGTCTAGACAATTTCTAACTGAATCATCTTATGTTTTAATGTTTCTGAAATCAAATTATAAATGCACAGTCAGTGAATTC
Proteins encoded in this window:
- the LOC127766995 gene encoding 50S ribosomal protein L34, chloroplastic — encoded protein: MALALVSPMAALSLHSGRISAAAIGGGLRSRRASPMGAAATPFLRSSFVSSSSTSSASASPAALSAAVSASLTFTSASSFAGSSLGIEFSYNRVTTGRSRILQIRAGKAALCMTKRNRSRKSLARTHGFRRRMRTTAGRKVLKRRRAKGRRVLCTKTNSPTGKKRMF
- the LOC127766962 gene encoding uncharacterized protein LOC127766962, with amino-acid sequence MDPSRPLLGRGALITSSAHAAAALLLVAFLFLTLRNLPISLSPPTAALTPTTSHLEQQDQASCDTTSTLDCADPQLFHLMMRRAIDAFPDVHFNRFGRPVPGDPPSSSCDMAWRARSTASANYKDYRRFSVARDPVTCAYSVTSIGEYHSGPLARKPRRGGTNATAPPPPPALSRSQFAAGKYLSYLGGGDRCKPMPHYLRSLLCSIAEARYLNRTLVLDLSVCLAAAYAGGMPEEGKRLAFYIDIEHLQSVVGIVEHKRFWEDWDKWGAQGQLGVRIIEDSRVAPTKFSKSRDPLIVRKFGDVEPGNYWYNVCEGEAEHVLRPPQGAIRTAPSLMDIVDGIISRMQVDFDSVHVGGNDGNLRRRIEESLNGGGRQVYVAGEGINVVLLDALKAKYSSVHYLDAFEELWARDSKWFLEMKRLNGGVPVEFDGYMRELVDREVFLKGKKKVEVLV
- the LOC127766986 gene encoding uncharacterized protein LOC127766986, with product MAPAALAAPIASISPSSAGRVTAAAAGLRSARMASSPVAQPIGEAVVLRPNQMFRSVLRQRRRLVVRSSSSDETNSTTEEKTPFGYTRKDVLLIGVGVTLLGYGLKYGLELVGVDPLQAGNAVQLIIVLGMTVGWISTYMFRVANKDMTYAQQLRDYEKQVMEKRLESLTEAELQVLLEQVEEEKQRLTPVRDQGVTFTRKTEDQANAS
- the LOC127766975 gene encoding psbP domain-containing protein 6, chloroplastic, which produces MASSSVFSPLLRALRPSTSCSGRSSATHDNSAAAVVAAGGAAPRPAPLAAVVSHRRELLLGAALGAAFLKAPLPAEAREVEVGAVLPPAASNPGFVFFRATSKDTPALRAGNVQPYEFILPPTWKQTRVANILSGNYCQPKCAEPWVEVKFEDDKQGKVQVVASPLIRLTNRPNATIEDIGSPERLIASLGPFVTGNTFDSDELVDTSVEKIDGQTYYSYVLETPLALTGSHNLAKATAKGNTVVLFVASASDKQWQSSEKVLKTIVDSFKV